One part of the Tachysurus vachellii isolate PV-2020 chromosome 6, HZAU_Pvac_v1, whole genome shotgun sequence genome encodes these proteins:
- the dmac2l gene encoding ATP synthase subunit s, mitochondrial: protein MNVLIGSARCFLYTHSRCASPGGSRAFWGWLNAVFNKVDYERIKAVGPDRAAAEWLLRCGAKVRFCGFDRWQHDYNGLPTGPLGRYQIQAIDATESCIMYRGFDYLDGLEHVEEIKLQKCIYIEDACLERMSKTEKLQNSMRSMEIISCGNVTDRGLIALHHLRNLEYLFLSDLPGVREKQKTTNTLQTALPNLNIELDLA from the exons ATGAACGTCTTGATTGGTTCAGCGCGGtgttttttatacacacactcccgGTGTGCATCCCCAGGGGGCAGCAGAGCGTTCTGGGGCTGGCTGAACGCCGTCTTTAACAA GGTTGATTATGAGCGGATTAAGGCAGTTGGTCCAGACCGTGCAGCCGCAGAATGGCTCCTAAGGTGTGGAGCCAAAGTTCGTTTTTGTGGTTTTGATCGCTGGCAGCATGATTACAATGGGCTCCCGACTGGGCCGCTGGGACGATATCAAATCCAGGCCATCGATGCCACAGAATCGTGCATCATGTACCGGGGATTTGATTACCTGG atggtctggagcatgtAGAGGAGATAAAGCTGcagaagtgtatatatatagaggaTGCATGTCTGGAGCGAATGAGTAAGACAGAGAAGCTGCAGAACAGTATGAGGTCCATGGAGATCATCTCCTGTGGCAATGTGACAGATAGAGGCTTAAtcgctcttcatcacctgag GAATTTGGAGTACTTGTTCCTTAGTGACCTGCcaggtgtgagagagaaacagaaaacaacaaacacactgcaAACCGCTCTACCCAATCTCAACATAGAACTAGACCTGGCTTAA